A single window of Solanum dulcamara chromosome 5, daSolDulc1.2, whole genome shotgun sequence DNA harbors:
- the LOC129888809 gene encoding probable methyltransferase PMT20 isoform X1, whose product MKHKDGKPQQSDKRSWKIPVALTVVVLCGLSFYLGGIFCSEKERYVTEAVATPVATATGPVQIKAISFPECSAEYQDYTPCTDPKRWHKYSRHRLAFLERHCPPSFERQECLVPPPDGYKSPIRWPKSKNECWYRNVPYDWINKQKSNQHWLKKEGEKFIFPGGGTMFPNGVGAYVDLMQDLIPQMKDGTIRTAIDTGCGVASWGGDLLDRGILTVSLAPRDNHQAQVQFALERGIPAILGIISTQRLPFPSNSFDMAHCSRCLIPWTEFGGVYLLEVHRILRPGGFWVLSGPPVNYKRRWRGWNTTIEEQKSDYDKLQELLTSMCFKLFNKKDDIAVWQKLSDNSCYKKLDNPDNYPSKCDDGTEPDSAWYAPLRPCVVVPNPAAKKVKLDVLPKWPERLHVAPERVSDVRGGSAGAFKHDDGKWKARAKHYKKLLPAIGTDKIRNVMDMNTLYGGFAAAVVDDPLWVMNVVSSYAPNTLPVVYDRGLIGTIHDWCEAFSTYPRTYDLLHLDGLFSAESHRCEMKYVLLEMDRILRPNGYAIIRESSYFVDAIATMAKGTRWSCRKEETEYGVEKEKILICQKKLWYSKQNS is encoded by the exons ATGAAGCACAAAGACGGAAAACCTCAGCAATCGGATAAAAGATCATGGAAAATCCCGGTGGCATTAACAGTTGTGGTGCTGTGTGGGCTTTCTTTCTACCTTGGAGGTATTTTTTGCTCTGAGAAGGAACGATATGTAACTGAGGCTGTTGCCACTCCCGTGGCAACCGCTACTGGACCTGTCCAGATCAAAGCCATTTCCTTTCCTGAATGCAGTGCTGAGTATCAGGACTATACTCCATGCACAGATCCAAAG AGATGGCACAAGTATAGTCGCCATCGTCTTGCTTTCTTGGAACGACATTGCCCTCCTAGTTTTGAACGACAGGAATGCTTGGTACCCCCACCAGATGGCTATAAATCACCTATTAGATGGCCAAAGAGCAAAAATGAATGTTGGTACAG GAATGTTCCATATGATTGGATTAACAAACAAAAGTCCAATCAACATTGGCTTAAAAAAGAAGGGGAGAAGTTTATCTTTCCTGGTGGTGGTACAATGTTTCCTAATGGGGTTGGTGCCTATGTTGATTTGATGCAAGATTTGATTCCGCAAATGAAAGATGGGACAATCCGAACTGCCATTGATACTGGATGTGGG GTAGCAAGCTGGGGAGGTGATTTACTAGATCGTGGAATTTTGACAGTCTCTCTTGCCCCAAGAGACAATCACCAGGCTCAGGTTCAGTTTGCTCTGGAACGTGGAATTCCTGCAATTCTGGGCATCATTTCTACTCAGCGTCTTCCTTTCCCTTCAAACTCTTTTGATATGGCTCATTGTTCAAGATGCCTAATTCCATGGACTGAGTTCG GTGGAGTTTACCTTCTTGAGGTTCATCGCATACTCCGTCCTGGCGGTTTTTGGGTCCTCTCTGGTCCTCCAGTGAACTATAAACGTCGTTGGAGAGGATGGAATACGACTATCGAGGAGCAAAAATCAGATTACGATAAGTTGCAAGAACTACTAACTTCAATGTGCTTTAAATTATTCAACAAGAAGGATGACATTGCTGTGTGGCAGAAGTTGTCTGACAATAGCTGCTATAAGAAGCTTGATAATCCTGACAACTATCCATCAAAATGTGATGATGGTACTGAACCTGATTCAGCGTGGTACGCTCCTCTTCGGCCTTGTGTAGTTGTGCCAAATCCAGCTGCTAAGAAAGTCAAGTTGGATGTCCTCCCCAAGTGGCCAGAAAGATTGCACGTTGCTCCTGAACGTGTTTCTGATGTTCGTGGAGGTAGTGCTGGTGCCTTCAAGCATGATGATGGTAAATGGAAGGCTCGGGCAAAACATTACAAGAAGTTGCTCCCTGCAATTGGAACGGACAAGATCAGAAATGTAATGGACATGAACACCTTGTATGGAGGTTTCGCTGCTGCTGTGGTTGATGATCCGTTGTGGGTCATGAATGTGGTTTCCTCTTACGCTCCAAATACACTTCCTGTGGTCTATGATAGGGGTCTTATTGGAACAATTCATGACTG GTGTGAGGCTTTCTCAACGTATCCTCGGACATACGATCTCCTGCATCTTGATGGCCTCTTCTCCGCCGAAAGTCATAG ATGTGAAATGAAATATGTTCTGCTGGAAATGGATCGTATTTTACGACCCAATGGATACGCTATAATCCGAGAATCCAGCTATTTTGTAGACGCTATTGCTACGATGGCTAAGGGGACGAGATGGAGCTGTCGTAAGGAAGAAACAGAATACGGCGTAGAGAAGGAAAAGATATTGATTTGCCAGAAGAAGCTATGGTATTCAAAGCAAAATTCATGA
- the LOC129888809 gene encoding probable methyltransferase PMT21 isoform X2: MKHKDGKPQQSDKRSWKIPVALTVVVLCGLSFYLGGIFCSEKERYVTEAVATPVATATGPVQIKAISFPECSAEYQDYTPCTDPKRWHKYSRHRLAFLERHCPPSFERQECLVPPPDGYKSPIRWPKSKNECWYRNVPYDWINKQKSNQHWLKKEGEKFIFPGGGTMFPNGVGAYVDLMQDLIPQMKDGTIRTAIDTGCGVASWGGDLLDRGILTVSLAPRDNHQAQVQFALERGIPAILGIISTQRLPFPSNSFDMAHCSRCLIPWTEFGGVYLLEVHRILRPGGFWVLSGPPVNYKRRWRGWNTTIEEQKSDYDKLQELLTSMCFKLFNKKDDIAVWQKLSDNSCYKKLDNPDNYPSKCDDGTEPDSAWYAPLRPCVVVPNPAAKKVKLDVLPKWPERLHVAPERVSDVRGGSAGAFKHDDGKWKARAKHYKKLLPAIGTDKIRNVMDMNTLYGGFAAAVVDDPLWVMNVVSSYAPNTLPVVYDRGLIGTIHDW; the protein is encoded by the exons ATGAAGCACAAAGACGGAAAACCTCAGCAATCGGATAAAAGATCATGGAAAATCCCGGTGGCATTAACAGTTGTGGTGCTGTGTGGGCTTTCTTTCTACCTTGGAGGTATTTTTTGCTCTGAGAAGGAACGATATGTAACTGAGGCTGTTGCCACTCCCGTGGCAACCGCTACTGGACCTGTCCAGATCAAAGCCATTTCCTTTCCTGAATGCAGTGCTGAGTATCAGGACTATACTCCATGCACAGATCCAAAG AGATGGCACAAGTATAGTCGCCATCGTCTTGCTTTCTTGGAACGACATTGCCCTCCTAGTTTTGAACGACAGGAATGCTTGGTACCCCCACCAGATGGCTATAAATCACCTATTAGATGGCCAAAGAGCAAAAATGAATGTTGGTACAG GAATGTTCCATATGATTGGATTAACAAACAAAAGTCCAATCAACATTGGCTTAAAAAAGAAGGGGAGAAGTTTATCTTTCCTGGTGGTGGTACAATGTTTCCTAATGGGGTTGGTGCCTATGTTGATTTGATGCAAGATTTGATTCCGCAAATGAAAGATGGGACAATCCGAACTGCCATTGATACTGGATGTGGG GTAGCAAGCTGGGGAGGTGATTTACTAGATCGTGGAATTTTGACAGTCTCTCTTGCCCCAAGAGACAATCACCAGGCTCAGGTTCAGTTTGCTCTGGAACGTGGAATTCCTGCAATTCTGGGCATCATTTCTACTCAGCGTCTTCCTTTCCCTTCAAACTCTTTTGATATGGCTCATTGTTCAAGATGCCTAATTCCATGGACTGAGTTCG GTGGAGTTTACCTTCTTGAGGTTCATCGCATACTCCGTCCTGGCGGTTTTTGGGTCCTCTCTGGTCCTCCAGTGAACTATAAACGTCGTTGGAGAGGATGGAATACGACTATCGAGGAGCAAAAATCAGATTACGATAAGTTGCAAGAACTACTAACTTCAATGTGCTTTAAATTATTCAACAAGAAGGATGACATTGCTGTGTGGCAGAAGTTGTCTGACAATAGCTGCTATAAGAAGCTTGATAATCCTGACAACTATCCATCAAAATGTGATGATGGTACTGAACCTGATTCAGCGTGGTACGCTCCTCTTCGGCCTTGTGTAGTTGTGCCAAATCCAGCTGCTAAGAAAGTCAAGTTGGATGTCCTCCCCAAGTGGCCAGAAAGATTGCACGTTGCTCCTGAACGTGTTTCTGATGTTCGTGGAGGTAGTGCTGGTGCCTTCAAGCATGATGATGGTAAATGGAAGGCTCGGGCAAAACATTACAAGAAGTTGCTCCCTGCAATTGGAACGGACAAGATCAGAAATGTAATGGACATGAACACCTTGTATGGAGGTTTCGCTGCTGCTGTGGTTGATGATCCGTTGTGGGTCATGAATGTGGTTTCCTCTTACGCTCCAAATACACTTCCTGTGGTCTATGATAGGGGTCTTATTGGAACAATTCATGACTGGTAA
- the LOC129888812 gene encoding putative late blight resistance protein homolog R1A-10: protein MAAYAVVTSLMGTMHLISQSSLDLQEGNKEHLESLYEKVGSLLEFLDNSDNELMKDLQKKVKDQANEVEDEVESQVVRIMEKDEHIRTEANERLRKILEQAIEDIDSVKEELSKQRNKNKNLLAGNRSFGGSTSPRSRVSSLENDMVGHNDEQASMRGQLTGHSSQQQLEVISIAGMGGIGKSTFAKKMFSDPSIVGFFDVRGWITVSNDYSLRKMLLSLLHDAIGVNEDLDQKPDDELAGCLKKSLMRRRYLIVVDDIWRSKAWDDIRLWFPENNNRSRILLTTRIMEVARYASSPKNPFPMPPLDPEESWNLFCQKAFGKNDCPAEFESVGKVVVENCKGLPLMISVVAGSLSSKRTLYKWNEVARSVSSLVNLDDYQHCSRVLALSYNYLPSHLKACFLYFGVFKKASEISVENLIRLWMAEGLFELRELGELEKVAANLLHDLIDKSLIVVCKHSLDGKIKTCRIHDLLHDLCLRESESENLLYVSNPPISGPIVPQDRRWVSFHQSPVQDFFSLPFPTYGKTRSLHFLAGKPYTLEFDLGLDRFKLLRVLDLLGSGVRQFPNGLSNLVSLRYLMARFSGYPPIYKLRNLQFLSFGQASKFLPDEFHLPDGTWKMTQLRHLDSSIFYLCSPPKVSGNKSQVLENLQSVHGLRPLCCTKEMFEGIKKVKKLGICGRSKHFYEAPKCLDNLIYLPELEALKILLYDYYKSDFLHRHPVPCVGSFPPNLKKLTLQGTHLLWSKLTIISTLPNLEVLQLKALQLFRDELGETVWEVSDKGFPKLKFLLIEKKALRYWRATDDSFPYLERVIIKTCCYLQEIPEEFANSMTLERIELWGCTPSLVKFANKIREEQESLGNNILKVYAYDTI from the coding sequence ATGGCTGCTTATGCTGTTGTTACTTCTCTAATGGGAACAATGCACCTGATTTCACAATCCAGCTTAGACCTTCAGGAGGGTAACAAAGAACATTTGGAATCACTCTACGAGAAGGTTGGTTCGCTGTTAGAGTTTCTTGACAATTCTGATAATGAACTGATGAAAGATCTGCAGAAAAAGGTGAAAGATCAAGCAAATGAAGTAGAAGATGAAGTCGAATCACAAGTAGTGCGGATTATGGAGAAGGATGAACATATTCGAACAGAAGCAAATGAGAGGCTTCGTAAGATCTTGGAACAAGCTATAGAAGACATCGATTCTGTGAAGGAAGAGCTCAGCAAACAAAGGAACAAGAATAAAAATTTGCTAGCCGGAAATCGTTCATTTGGTGGTTCTACTTCACCACGATCGCGTGTTTCGAGCCTTGAGAACGACATGGTGGGGCACAACGATGAACAAGCGAGCATGCGGGGTCAGCTTACTGGGCACTCATCTCAACAACAACTGGAAGTCATCTCCATTGCTGGGATGGGAGGCATAGGCAAGTCAACGTTTGCCAAAAAGATGTTTTCCGATCCCTCAATTGTGGGATTCTTCGATGTTCGTGGATGGATTACTGTATCCAACGACTACAGTTTAAGAAAGATGCTTCTATCCCTCCTTCATGACGCTATTGGTGTGAATGAAGATCTTGATCAGAAACCCGATGATGAACTAGCTGGTTGCTTGAAGAAAAGTCTCATGAGAAGAAGGTATTTGATTGTTGTGGATGATATATGGAGATCGAAAGCCTGGGATGATATTAGACTATGGTTTCCAGAAAACAACAATAGAAGCCGAATACTGTTGACTACTCGGATCATGGAGGTTGCTCGATATGCTAGCTCTCCTAAGAATCCTTTTCCAATGCCTCCCCTAGATCCAGAAGAAAGTTGGAATTTGTTTTGCCAAAAGGCGTTTGGCAAAAATGATTGTCCAGCTGAATTTGAGAGTGTCGGAAAGGTAGTTGTAGAAAATTGCAAAGGATTACCACTAATGATTTCTGTGGTTGCAGGGTCTCTTTCTAGCAAGAGGACGTTGTACAAGTGGAATGAAGTAGCTCGAAGTGTAAGCTCATTAGTAAACCTTGATGATTATCAACATTGCTCAAGAGTTCTCGCTTTGAGCTACAATTATCTTCCTTCCCACTTGAAAGCTTGCTTTCTGTATTTTGGAGTTTTCAAAAAAGCTAGTGAAATTTCTGTGGAAAACTTGATTAGATTATGGATGGCAGAAGGACTCTTTGAGCTGAGGGAGCTTGGGGAATTGGAAAAAGTGGCTGCGAATCTACTACATGATCTTATTGATAAAAGTCTAATTGTTGTTTGCAAGCATAGTTTGGATGGCAAAATCAAGACATGTAGGATTCATGATCTTCTCCATGATTTATGCTTGAGAGAATCTGAAAGTGAGAATCTTTTGTATGTTTCAAATCCCCCAATTTCAGGTCCCATCGTTCCTCAAGATCGTCGGTGGGTTTCATTTCATCAATCGCCAGTGCAAgattttttctctcttcctttCCCTACTTACGGTAAAACACGTTCTCTTCATTTTCTTGCGGGAAAACCGTACacacttgaatttgatttaggaCTAGACCGTTTCAAACTTCTAAGAGTATTGGACTTGCTGGGATCCGGCGTGCGGCAGTTCCCTAACGGACTATCAAACCTAGTTTCCTTAAGGTATTTGATGGCTAGGTTCAGTGGATATCCACCAATTTATAAACTTCGAAATTTACAATTTCTTAGTTTTGGTCAAGCTAGTAAGTTTCTACCCGATGAGTTTCACTTACCAGATGGAACCTGGAAAATGACTCAATTGAGGCATCTCGActcttcaattttttatttgtgttcTCCTCCAAAGGTATCTGGCAATAAGTCACAGGTTTTGGAGAACTTGCAAAGTGTTCATGGGTTGAGACCTCTTTGTTGCACAAAAGAAATGTTTGAAGGGATTAAAAAGGTGAAAAAATTGGGGATTTGTGGCCGGAGTAAGCACTTCTATGAGGCGCCCAAATGCCTAGATAATCTTATATATTTACCTGAGCTAGAGGCACTAAAAATCTTATTATACGACTATTACAAAAGTGATTTCCTTCATCGGCATCCAGTTCCATGTGTGGGTTCTTTCCCACCGAATCTCAAGAAGCTGACACTTCAAGGAACTCATCTATTATGGTCAAAGCTGACAATCATTAGCACGTTGCCCAACCTCGAGGTGCTCCAATTGAAGGCATTACAGTTGTTTCGTGATGAGCTTGGAGAAACTGTCTGGGAAGTATCAGATAAGGGATTTCCTAAATTGAAATTCTTGCTCATAGAGAAGAAGGCTCTTAGATACTGGAGGGCCACCGATGATTCTTTCCCATACCTTGAGCGCGTAATTATCAAAACATGTTGTTACTTACAAGAGATTCCTGAAGAATTTGCAAATAGTATGACGCTGGAGCGAATTGAGTTATGGGGATGTACTCCTTCCCTTGTGAAATTTGCTAACAAGATCCGAGAAGAGCAAGAGAGCTTGGGAAACAACATACTTAAAGTTTATGCCTATGACACAATTTGA